AAGTGTATTCACTTCAAACAACACTAATGTTCCTTCACTCACATGACTGCAGGTGACACACTCTGGGCTTCCGCTTATGAGGCCTACGACCGTCTTTCTCCTGCATACAGAAACTTCCTCGAAAATCTCACTGCTACCCACATCGGTCAAAATTTCCTTAACATCGTCCGCGAATCCAACGCCACTGTCCGAGAGCCGCGAGGTGCTCCCGAGAACGTCGGCCAACACTTGAGCGCTGTCCATCCTGTCATCAGGACCAACCCCGTCACCGGTTGGAAAGGTCTCTTTGTCAACCGAGTTTTTACCAAGAAGATCAACGAGTTGACTCAGCAAGAATCTGACAGTTTGCTTGAGTTCCTATTTGAGCACGTCACTGGTAACCATGATATTCAGGTCCGATTCCGATGGGAGGAGAACAACCTTGTAAGTCCACGTTGATCAAAAGTCCCTTGGGAGGGGAATTTGCTAAATTGCATTCGCTGTAATAGGCCATCTGGGACAATAGATGCACTTTCCGTGAGTACCACTTACCATCCACTTACTCGCACAAATGCTGAGCGCCCTTTAGACGCTGCCACTTGGGATTTGGACAAGAACGTTCGAGAAGGAACTAGATCAGTCTCCGTCGGTGAGAGGCCATTCTACGACCCCAACTCTATCAGCCGTCGTGAAGCTCTGTACattgaaaaggaaaagcTTGAGAAGGCAAACGAGGCAGTCTGAGATGGGTTGTAAATTAAATACTTTTCGGCCTTTTGAAAGTTCGCCAAAAATAAAATTTTTGAAGTTGTAAAAAGAAGCAGGCGTTGTCATGTCGTAGCAATGCAGGTTCTCAGTGATGTTTTATGTGAATGTGGTGCACTTACTACATGTGAGACTGGCGGCTTTGGCTAGATTTAAGGAGGCATCTCACAGAATGCATATGATGTCTAAGCTTAAAGTGTCATTGCCGAATGGCGAGGAAAGCTTTGTTTTGCCGGTAATTCGGAAATGCAAGCCTTGACTCTGCTGCGTACAATACAATGCATTTTTAGCTTGATACTACCCTTGTGTAATATCTAGCTCTCTAACAGCACGCTGGTTTCATATCAGCATATGATTTAAGCTTATCAAGGGCGTACTACCTCTAGATTGAACAAATAGTCGTCCTTCACATGAGGATATAGATGCCGCACACTCTCCGCAAGCTTGAAAAGATAATCCTGAAATCATCATGAGTCAACGGCGATGGACGTAGGGAAGCAATACGATTACGACACTTACTTTATTAGGTCCAGAAGGGCCTTCCCTTACCAAGATAGTCTTCGCGAGAGTATCCAAGGGTTCGTAACCAACTAAAGAGACCTGCGTCAATCGCATTGTGGGAGGACAAAAATAGTTGAGGCTCACCGAACGCAGGGTCTTCGGGTTTACCTATCCATATGGTTGACTGAGACTCCAATCAGTGTGATAGCAGAAGCTAAGCAGCCTAACGTTCGCTTACATTTTCAACACTGATAATCTCTTCCTTGCCATCAGCTGATAGGGTGTATACCGGAACGAGATGGCAAGTGTAACCGTGCTGAGTTTGTGATCAGCATTAATCGATATGAAGTCAACGGGATGTGTTTCTCAAATACCTTTTCTCTATACTCTGGTTCAGAGTCAGTCATAGTCCATATGTTGAGGATTATTGCTCACCCATGTATGCTTTTACTTCTTCTGCCTTCTCTGGGTCTATTCGATAGGCAATTCCCCACACATAGTCGTCAGGCAGTATTTCACCATCTTTCAGTTCCTGAACACGATGATCAGTTCAATcgagggagaagagagaggtGTACTAACAATTCCTTCTAGTGCATGCCACGCCTTTGCTTCTACGACTGTGACAACTCGACCTGGATGTTCGGGAGTTCCACGGTGATCATTCGATGACTGTGCAAACCTTCGGACCACACCCTTCACATAACCAGATCCTTCAGAATCAGCTCGTGGATTGTCCAGGTGACAACTTACTCTGTTCCACTGTATGTGGTCTAATAGGGATTCGTAAGCTGAAGTCCCCAGTCGTTAGCTCGAGGGACGCACTCACGGAGGTTTGAAGATCAAACTCCCGTAGCCAAAGACCCAGTAAACCATAATTATTTTCTTTTTATATCAATGAAGATCCACCAGAGGAGAGTGCAAAACTGTAGTCGTTATTGGAGGAAAGTTACAGACTGAACAGATACATAATTCCAGGACGGCTTTCGTTAATGTTCGCCTCTTTGGCGGAGTCAACGTATCATTTGTAATAATACTTATACTTTCGGCAATGACCACAAGTCACAACAAGAGGATAATAGGTGACAACGTCATCACTCATCACCTTTTGGCGGGGGGTATTCTTATGGGCAGAACATAGAATTTAAACAGTATGCAAGTTGTGCTTCCCATCTTTGTTGTCCTGGCTTGGTGTACAATAAGACTGTAGACATATTAATCGACTTCAACAGGGAAGATACATGCATCCATAATAAAAGCATTTATTCCGTAGGAGCATTTTTCGGTTCGGCGCGCGCAGCCAGCCATACGAAATCAAGGTTTACCAGCCAGATTCAAACCGTAGTCGCGTCGCCCAGATCTCCCCTTTATCCAAGTCCAAGCCTTCAGCTCTTCTCAAACAACGCCCATACTACTGGGTCTGCTGCGACAGCATTTGACTCTACTCATACTCTTCTTATTACTGGTTTTTGACAGTGAGGCATCGCGCCGACGTACCAAACACCATGCTCGGACTTCCGTCCGCCCTCTTATCTgctctcctcctctcctcaaGTGCAATTCTACGCAGCCATGCTTTCCGAGGTACACGCCATTTCTCTTTGGTGGGTTATGATGAAGTCACGACTGACTCTCATATATTGCAGTCCCTATCAGCGACACAGATTCGCTGCGGGAAGTTTGCTCTGGCATGTATGGAGGCAAAGACGCTTACATAGAAGGTCAGCCGAAATTGACCCATCTCAATAAGCCCAAGCTAAACTTTTAATGTAGTTACTTTTGACCAGACGTCATCTGGTCAAGTTGCTTTGGTAATTTACGAATGGAAAGATGTCCAGTACTTGGGAGCGCAGAATGGAGACGAGGCTGTGAGTGGTATCACCGTACTGCTCACTGGTTCACTTATGGATATTGACCACCACCGCATGGTTAGAGGACATACATCTGTACAACATCTGCCGTCCGATCTGGTCTTTGCTCGGATTCTCAGCTCGGTTCCTTCCTTACATCCTTCCCCGACGATGTCTCCCCTGAGTCGTCAAGTATCTTTACTACACCTCTCAAGTTCTCGAGCGACTATACCCCAACTCCCACGACAGACgaagatgacgatgagACCCTGCCAACAGAGAATGGGGACCAAGGGGAGACTCCCACCAATGTTACTGAGGAGCCTGTCCAGGAAACTGGCTCAATAGATGATGAtatggatgaagatgcTACTGATCAGGAAGAAGCTGAACAAATTGAAGAGTTAGCTGAAACTTTGGGGGATGGATGGCGAAAGAGGCAGGTGGGAGATATCGTGGACGACATTGCAACGGCTGTGGCAGCCTCCGATGATGAGCCGAGTGAGGACTCTGGAGACTGGACAGAAACCGAATCGTCCACGATGGCCGAATCTGACTTATCTACCTCTACGGACCAGGTATTTGTTCCTGTTTACAGCGCCCCCATTACCTATGCTGTACCCAAAACCGGATACTACTGCGTGGGGATTGTTCCTGTCACCCTTGTCAATTCTAGAGACGACGTTCAAGAACGACGAGCTACTCATGCCGAGTACTCTGGTATGGTGTTGTTCCGCAATAACTTTGCTGGAGAGCTCCCAGCTGTGGAGTACCCCAAGATTCACGTGAGCTTCTAGCTTCAAAGATTACCTGCCAACCTTGCTGACTCCCTTCAGTTCTATCTCGCTCTGAGCATTATATATTTCGTCCTCGGATGTGGGTGGGCGTATCTTTGCACCAAACACCACCGAGAACTCCTGTAAGCCTTTATATGCATGAGGAACAATGAACATACTCTGACAATCCCTGGCAGCCCTATGCAGTATTACATCTCCGGCACTATCGTGTTTCTCATCATCGAGATGCTCGCCCAATTCGCATACTACCGCTACATCAACAAACACGGCGGAGGGACGGCCTCCCTCGCTTTCCTTTTTGTCATCGCTGTCTTGAATGCCGCTCGAAACTCGCtcagcttcttcctcttgctCATCGTCTGCATGGGTCTCTCTGTGGTCACTCACAGTCTAGGTAGTGTTATGCACAGGGTTAGGTTATTGACTGCCTTGCACTTCATTTTTGGTGGTGAGTCAATCACCAATCTTCGTCTGTCGAGAAGGAGTTGATGTGTTGAATAGTGATGTACTCTGTGGGGACTGTGAAAGTTGAGCTCGACGTAAGTTCCTTGCTCACGCATAGCTTAGGGCGAAGTTGACAACCCAATAGGACGCATCTCTGCTCAtcgtccttcttctcatttTCCCCCTTTCACTAACTCTCACCGCATTTCTTATGTGGATTATCGTCAGCCTCAACGGTGAGCTTTTTTCCCACCCATCGCCCATCTGCTTCATACATTTAGCTGATTCTCTTTTACGTAGGTACTATCATGCATCTCCAAGCTCGTAAACAACGTCACAAGCTTCAAATGTTCCAGCGTCTCTGGCGTATCTTGGTCATTAGTGTTATCGCTGTTGCTGCCTTCTTTGTGGTGTCTAGTATGAGCTTGTCAAACAGGATGAATGAAGGTATGTTCCTTGCAAGCGGAATGCAGATGAATATGGGAATGAGGGCTTAAAAAGCTGACAAATATGTGTAGACTATACCCCTAATAGCTGGAGGTATAGGTGGATCTTGTTGGATGGTTCTCTGGCTACTATATATCTATGTGCTTTCACAGCCATTGCTTACTTATGGCGCCCCGTGAGTCCCTTTGCATGTCAAACAAATTCGAGACCAGGAACTAATTCCCGGTTCCCTCCAATGACATAGACCCGAGATAACGTTCGTTTCTCCATGTCACAAGAACTCGCGCAAGACGAAGCCGAAGCAGATGCGGAAGACTACGAAATTGATGCGCTCGAGAATGGACGCGGTCGCGGCTTCGGCGGACATCAGCAGCTTCTTTCTCGACATGATGAGGATTATGACGAGGATGAACGAAAGGGGCTCGTGAGAAATGGGGTAGGGGAGGAGAATGTGGTCTTTGCAATGGGTGATGATagtgatgaggaagaagatcatGTGAATGGGCATGGACATCGGGGGACAGAGTATAGGGATAGTGGAGAGGTTGGAGGGAGTAGTGAGCTGGGCAGGGCGAGAAGCAAGGATCGTGGAAAAGATGATTAGGAAACGAGGAGGACGGCATCTTGATGAGTGGTGGTGGTAAAAAAACACTTGTGATAGGATTATGCACCCATATTAGGCTTCTGTTGGGCGTCATTATTAATGACTCTGAAAGGTGTCCTCCCAGAAAAATCCACAACATATAAGTATAGCTCCTCGTATATTCGCCTATCTACCCAACGTGCCCTTCTGACTAATCTTACGACCACTTATGACCCCACAGGGCCAGTTTCTCCAGCCCACCTCATCCCCTTCGTTGTGGCATTTGATCCTACAACCCCTTTTCCGTTCAATGGAGCATAAGCAGGTGGAGGCCTGTTAGGATCTCCAACAGTGTTCGATAACGTTCCCAGCCCGGAAATACTAATATCGATAACGTCTCTGTGCTTCAAAAACTCGCCCAAAGAGAGACATACCCCCGCCGGAGTTCCGGTGGCGATCACATCCCCCGGCTGGAGGGTAATACCCACTGAACAGGTGGCAATGAGGGTGGGGATGTCGAACATAAGTTGTGACGAGTTGGCGGACTGACGAACTTGGCCGTCGGTTTACGCGGGTTTCGAGCATCATATTGGGCCAGTCTAGGGCAGAAGCTTGAAAATGGGTAAATGGGTTAGTGAAAATCTTAAGCAAGGATTTAACTCCTTGTAAGAGGTTCCGATAAGCTTACAATGGACGGCGTACGGTCCCATAGGACATAATGTGTCTAGCGACTTCCGGATGTAGAATTGCTTATGATCTCGTTGTCTTCCTCGGGCAGTGACCTGTGCAACTAAATCAGTGCATGTGCAGACTATTTGCAATTTTCACTTACATCGTTGATGATAGTTGCTCCCCAGACGTAATCCCAAGCATGTTCCCTGGAGATCTGGATGCCAGCTTTTCCAATGATTATACCTAATTCACCCTCATAATCTAATGTCTGGGTTACTTTGGGATGAGGGTAGATCTCCTGGTTGGTGCCAATGATTGATGTCGCGCGCTTAGTGAAAATCACTACAATCCGGATGGATTAAAACAAATGAACCATCGATCTTGAATAGCTACTCACCAGGAAAGTCGGGTTGAGCTTTGTGATCACTACGGCCAAAACCACTGTTATGAAATTCTCTATTTGGACGTCAACCGGCACGCATATTTGACAAGTTTTGAACAGCGATCCCACTCATTCGGCATGCTCCCTGTAGTTTTTCCCGACACAGATAACATACCTTCCTCGAAGAGGTGCCAGAATCTCCACGATGTCCAAGCTTTCCATAGGAGCACCATGAAGTAAATGGCGGTGTGTCGCATCCCATTCTTCGACAAGTTGCTGCATCGTCCGTCGCGTACAGGGGTATTATCAGGGAATCTGAGCGGTGTTACGAACTGTTCGGTCGAGTCCACTAGCCCAATTATGCCCTGGGGATGTAACCTCGATCAGTTGGTCCACAAGTACGCCCACAGCGTAGGGAGTTCATTCGCCTATCAATGCTGATATTGGCTATCTTTTCGAAAAGAAATAGTAGTTGAAGGGCTTACTTTGCAAAGATGATAAATGTTTGGGACGGCCCATTTATAGGTGGCTGGTCCATCCTTACACCATGCCCCAGGGATGCCGGATTGGCGTAAAACGCGTCATCAACCTTTCGACTCTAAAAAAGCTTAGGTTGACGGCTGCGGGACCCCAACACTACGTTTTAGTACGAGGACCTGTTGATGGAGTCCCTCCGAGAAGCACTCCGCAGGTTTATTGATGTCGTCCCTCATGCTAGAATCTTTGAGGATACGGGCTCGCCTTGGCATCATAAAAAGCCCGAAAGTACTGATCAAATCACTCTTGCCCATATTGATCTTGTC
This DNA window, taken from Cryptococcus gattii WM276 chromosome C, complete sequence, encodes the following:
- a CDS encoding Major facilitator protein, putative (Similar to TIGR gene model, INSD accession AAW42645.1); this translates as MLGLPSALLSALLLSSSAILRSHAFRVPISDTDSLREVCSGMYGGKDAYIEVTFDQTSSGQVALVIYEWKDVQYLGAQNGDEARTYICTTSAVRSGLCSDSQLGSFLTSFPDDVSPESSSIFTTPLKFSSDYTPTPTTDEDDDETLPTENGDQGETPTNVTEEPVQETGSIDDDMDEDATDQEEAEQIEELAETLGDGWRKRQVGDIVDDIATAVAASDDEPSEDSGDWTETESSTMAESDLSTSTDQVFVPVYSAPITYAVPKTGYYCVGIVPVTLVNSRDDVQERRATHAEYSGMVLFRNNFAGELPAVEYPKIHFYLALSIIYFVLGCGWAYLCTKHHRELLPMQYYISGTIVFLIIEMLAQFAYYRYINKHGGGTASLAFLFVIAVLNAARNSLSFFLLLIVCMGLSVVTHSLGSVMHRVRLLTALHFIFGVMYSVGTVKVELDDASLLIVLLLIFPLSLTLTAFLMWIIVSLNGTIMHLQARKQRHKLQMFQRLWRILVISVIAVAAFFVVSSMSLSNRMNEDYTPNSWRYRWILLDGSLATIYLCAFTAIAYLWRPTRDNVRFSMSQELAQDEAEADAEDYEIDALENGRGRGFGGHQQLLSRHDEDYDEDERKGLVRNGVGEENVVFAMGDDSDEEEDHVNGHGHRGTEYRDSGEVGGSSELGRARSKDRGKDD
- a CDS encoding 5-oxopent-3-ene-1,2,5-tricarboxylate decarboxylase/Fumaryl acetoacetate hydrolase, putative (Hypothetical Protein) — protein: MGCDTPPFTSWCSYGKLGHRGDSGTSSRKRATSIIGTNQEIYPHPKVTQTLDYEGELGIIIGKAGIQISREHAWDYVWGATIINDVTARGRQRDHKQFYIRKSLDTLCPMGPYAVHFRQSANSSQLMFDIPTLIATCSVGITLQPGDVIATGTPAGVCLSLGEFLKHRDVIDISISGLGTLSNTVGDPNRPPPAYAPLNGKGVVGSNATTKGMRWAGETGPVGS
- a CDS encoding uncharacterized protein (Similar to TIGR gene model, INSD accession AAW42618.1); protein product: MVYWVFGYGSLIFKPPCHLDNPRADSEGSGYVKGVVRRFAQSSNDHRGTPEHPGRVVTVVEAKAWHALEGIELKDGEILPDDYVWGIAYRIDPEKAEEVKAYMEYREKVFEKHIPLTSYRLMLITNSARLHLPSRSGIHPISKPEDPAFVGYEPLDTLAKTILVREGPSGPNKDYLFKLAESVRHLYPHVKDDYLFNLEVVRP